The Fusarium oxysporum f. sp. lycopersici 4287 chromosome 6, whole genome shotgun sequence DNA segment NNNNNNNNNNNNNNNNNNNNNNNNNNNNNNNNNNNNNNNNNNNNNNNNNNNNNNNNNNNNNNNNNNNNNNNNNNNNNNNNNNNNNNNNNNNNNNNNNNNNNNNNNNNNNNNNNNNNNNNNNNNNNNNNNNNNNNNNNNNNNNNNNNNNNNNNNNNNNNNNNNNNNNNNNNNNNNNNNNNNNNNNNNNNNNNNNNNNNNNNNNNNNNNNNNNNNNNNNNNNNNNNNNNNNNNNNNNNNNNNNNNNNNNNNNNNNNNNNNNNNNNNNNNNNNNNNNNNNNNNNNNNNNNNNNNNNNNNNNNNNNNNNNNNNNNNNNNNNNNNNNNNNNNNNNNNNNNNNNNNNNNNNNNNNNNNNNNNNNNNNNNNNNNNNNNNNNNNNNNNNNNNNNNNNNNNNNNNNNNNNNNNNNNNNNNNNNNNNNNNNNNNNNNNNNNNNNNNNNNNNNNNNNNNNNNNNNNNNNNNNNNNNNNNNNNNNNNNNNNNNNNNNNNNNNNNNNNNNNNNNNNNNNNNNNNNNNNNNNNNNNNNNNNNNNNNNNNNNNNNNNNNNNNNNNNNNNNNNNNNNNNNNNNNNNNNNNNNNNNNNNNNNNNNNNNNNNNNNNNNNNNNNNNNNNNNNNNNNNNNNNNNNNNNNNNNNNNNNNNNNNNNNNNNNNNNNNNNNNNNNNNNNNNNNNNNNNNNNNNNNNNNNNNNNNNNNNNNNNNNNNNNNNNNNNNNNNNNNNNNNNNNNNNNNNNNNNNNNNNNNNNNNNNNNNNNNNNNNNNNNNNNNNNNNNNNNNNNNNNNNNNNNNNNNNNNNNNNNNNNNNNNNNNNNNNNNNNNNNNNNNNNNNNNNNNNNNNNNNNNNNNNNNNNNNNNNNNNNNNNNNNNNNNNNNNNNNNNNNNNNNNNNNNNNNNNNNNNNNNNNNNNNNNNNNNNNNNNNNNNNNNNNNNNNNNNNNNNNNNNNNNNNNNNNNNNNNNNNNNNNNNNNNNNNNNNNNNNNNNNNNNNNNNNNNNNNNNNNNNNNNNNNNNNNNNNNNNNNNNNNNNNNNNNNNNNNNNNNNNNNNNNNNNNNNNNNNNNNNNNNNNNNNNNNNNNNNNNNNNNNNNNNNNNNNNNNNNNNNNNNNNNNNNNNNNNNNNNNNNNNNNNNNNNNNNNNNNNNNNNNNNNNNNNNNNNNNNNNNNNNNNNNNNNNNNNNNNNNNNNNNNNNNNNNNNNNNNNNNNNNNNNNNNNNNNNNNNNNNNNNNNNNNNNNNNNNNNNNNNNNNNNNNNNNNNNNNNNNNNNNNNNNNNNNNNNNNNNNNNNNNNNNNNNNNNNNNNNNNNNNNNNNNNNNNNNNNNNNNNNNNNNNNNNNNNNNNNNNNNNNNNNNNNNNNNNNNNNNNNNNNNNNNNNNNNNNNNNNNNNNNNNNNNNNNNNNNNNNNNNNNNNNNNNNNNNNNNNNNNNNNNNNNNNNNNNNNNNNNNNNNNNNNNNNNNNNNNNNNNNNNNNNNNNNNNNNNNNNNNNNNNNNNNNNNNNNNNNNNNNNNNNNNNNTGCATTGCGAAGGTATTCGTTGCAAGTCGGCCGGTGGGAGAGCTGGATCTCCGCATAAGCCCGTCGCGTCTTAATTTCATAAGGTTGCAAGACGAGACAAAGCGAGATATTTCTAGCTTCGCTCATTCCTTTTTAGATGGTCTCAATCTTACCCATATCCTTGCTCAAGCAGCGGAATACATCATTGAAAATGCTCAAGGGGTATTCCTATGGGTAAAACTAGTTGGAGAGCAATTGGTGAAGTCTTACGGGGACGGCTTTTCTGAGGAAGAGATCTTTGGACTCCTCAAACAGCTTCCAACCCAGCTGGAAGACTTCTACAAACACATGCTCGAGAAAATGCTGGAGGGCAAGTCAGATCTCGTTGGTGATGTAAAAATTTTCCGATTCGTCCTCTTCGCGAAACGTCCTCTTGCAGTGGACGAACTCCTCCATGCTCTTGGCATTCCGAACAATCCTGACACACAATTCACTCCGTCCAATGATTCTTTTCGGAAACGTATTCCATCCGAGCAACGTATCGTTTCCTGCGGAGGCAACTTCTTAGAAATCAAGGGACGTCATGGTACTGGCATAAACATACCCCAACTCCTCAGCCCTCAAACTAACCAACCTGTAGGGAATGGGACAGTTCAAGTTATGCACCAAACTGTCCGCGAGTTCTTCCTCGATTCCAACGGAGATGTGGCGCACTCCAAGTTCCAGATGTGCGACAGAGATGCCCACATTTGCATATCTATGACTTGTATCCGGTATCTCATGCTTTGTGCCGCAAATGCCACTCCAGTGGCGGCGCTGCCGCATGTCGGATTTTGGACTTCGGAGCACTTCGAACGCTATGCCCAATACCTGGACGAATGGCCACTGGCAAAATATGCCTTGCAGTATCTCACACATCACATAGACGGCTGCCATCAAGATGCAGGAGTCGTTCGTATCCGTTCCCGGCTCATTGATAAATTGACCGACAAACCGGTCGTTTACTTGCTAGAGAAGTGGGTTAGTTCATGCCTGGGGAGAAATATCCTAGGTAAAGAACAGGGTGCTGCCGCAAGGGAGTTCAGAAACACACTCTGGCATGCTGCAGCTCGGAACGGGTTTTCTACAGCAGTTGAGACGCTGTTGACAGTTGGGGCAAACGTGAACACGAGGGAGAACGACGGACTGCCAGCTGGTCGAACGGCGCTCCAGGCGGCGGCAGAGGGCGGCCACGTCGACACAGTGGCCAAGCTGCTCGTGGCGAATGCGGACGTCAACGCAGAGGGGGCGGTAAAGTATGGTGGCCAAACAGCGCTCCAGGCGGCGGCAGGGGGCGGCCACGTTGAGATAGTGAACAAGCTGCTGGCGGCGAATGCGGACGTCAATGCAGTGGGGGCGGTAAAGTATGGTGGCCAAACGGCGCTCCAGGCGGCGGCAGGGGGCGGCCACGTTGAGATAGTGGACAAGCTGCTCGCAGCGAACGCGGAAGTCAATGCAGCGCCGGCGGCGAATGCCCGAACGGCGCTCCAGGCGGCGGCAGGGGGCGGCCACGTTGAGATAGTGGACAAGCTGCTCGCAGCGAACGCGGACGTCAATGCAGCGCCGGCGAAGCATAGTGGCCGAGCGGCGCTTCAGGCGGCGGCAGGGGGCGGCCACGTTGAGATAGTGGACAAGCTGCTCGCAGCGAACGCGGAAGTCAATGCAGCGCCGGCGACGGACGATGGCCGAACGGCGCTCCAGGCGGCAGCAGGCAGCGGCCACGTCGAGATAGTAGACAAACTGCTCGCGGCAAACGCAGACGTCAATGCAGAGGGGGCGGCGGTGTATGGCCGAACGGCGCTCCAGGCGGCGGCAGGGGGCGGCCACTTCGAGATAGTAGCTAAGCTACTCGTGGCGAACGCGGACGTCAATGCGGCGCCGGCGGAGTATGGTGGCCGAACAGCGCTCCAGGCGGCGGCAGGCGGAGGCCATATGAAGATCGTGGATATGCTAAAACAAGCGATCGTAGGGAGATTTTGGGCCAGGGATGGCGGGATATTTAGAGAACAAAATTTTATTAGAAGGAAATAAAACAGGACATGCGAATCAGGCTCCTACTGTACGCAGTCGTGGCGGTAATTCGACGAAATACAACAAAAAGTGCCGAACTTGGTCCGTGCACGTCGCTGGGCTACCTGCATTAGATCTGTGCACGTGTTATGTCTTTTATAGTATAATCTTAATCTGTAGGAACCTCAAGACGGGTTAAGTCAATCACCGTCATACCGCGTTTTGGTTACTATGTCCGAGGCACCCAGGAAGCGCGGGCGACCTCGAAAGTACGATACAGTAGAGGCAAAAGCAAGGCAAGATGCCATTGCTAAACGCGCTAGACGGCAGCTTCGGAACCCCTTGGTGCATGGACATATTCGATTTCAAGCTATGCTCCATAACCAGTAGATGCTTTGTCACCTTCATCCTCGCCGCAACGCCACCAACAGTCCACAAACTATCCTGAAGTACTCGTGAACGTCGCTAGTTGGCCATATGGAACTGAGACATCACTCACTAGCATTGGGCCAAACAGAACATTCGAGGTGGACTCAATTTCGCCCAGCCCGTTAGCAGAGGGGGTATTGAGATCACCCGTGATGGGACCACGTGGTGATCAGCGCCACTCTACCAGAGAAGATGACATATGTGGAATTCTGAATTTAAAGTTGCACAACTCTACCATATCGGGCTCCTCAGAGGGAGAAAGCATATCAGGCTTGCCTGATAGAAGTGCCTCTCCTAACCTAGTTGCACACGACGCAGCTAAAAGCGACTGGGATGGGATACGGCAAGATGGAAACGTAGCtgtcgaagaagaggacgCTGGCGATGGATTGCTGTCTGACGTCGAGTATCAATCAGAAGACGCTTTCGAAACAGACCTCAGCTCTAAGTCGGATGTCTCGGATGCTGAAAGCGAGATGGGCATCAACGACGCCGATACTTCTTCCGAGTCGGATCTCTACTTGGCAAAGGGTTTCTTAGAAAGAACTTGGCGGCGTTTATGCGAttgccaacaacaagaaaaagaaatctCCAGCGAAGATGCAAGGTCTGGGCTCAGCCTAAAGAATATGGCAGACTACTGGCGGAACCTTGCGGTGCCAGATGCAATCGGAATTGCGTCGCCTCAGGCCCGGACAGACGAAAATGAACATGTTCAGCCGGACTGGTTCTCGATATTACCGGTATAGACCTCTTTATTCCCACTAGGGGAACTAAGTAATAACATCAGTACTTCTACTTCTATGATTACATAATATACATCATTAAAATCAGAAAAAGTCGCTCTACTCAACAGACCCACTTTTATCCAATAAgtgttgaacaggtgctggggtctcacgtgcaagcagggatactttaagattacagccgaaatggtaaaacctctaaggggtagatttcaacagaacacaagatgaatacaccaattcacatcaatgaaccgaatacacgtaatgtctgacaatTAAGAGTCTCAATTGCATCTCAGCGACCCGCGCACCCAAATGCATACGACCTTCGGTTCATTCTATCACCATGTCGGCCAAACACGCCGAGAGGACCATTAGCTACGCGTCTCCGGAGGATTGGGACTCCTGGTCCAACGAATTCAAGAAACTGGCGCACGCCTACGACCTGTGGCAGTATATTGATCCAACCGATCGTATCCGATGGCCTCAGCGACCAGAACTTCCAGAAATCCGAGACTACCCCAGACAAGCAGATCCGGACGATCCCGATAGTGGCACAATGACGCCCAGCTCAGATTACGTACCGCCCCGGCGAATCGGAGAGTTGACGTCTGAAGGAAGAGCGGAATACGAGCATGATATCAGGATCTACTCTCTGAAAGAAACGGCGTATAGAGAGACGAAGAAACAGGAGCAGAAGCTGGTCGAGTTTGTCCTCAAGACGGTCTCGGCCACGTATCAGAAAACATCCTGCGTCACGGGAGACCGATTAGACAAGTGGTATCAGGAGCTACGAAGATCTGGAGTGGTATACAACGAACGCCTTCGACCCGAAGCGCGCGACAAGTACCACAAAGCCGTACATACAGCCCCGAagatcaacaaactcaacGAGTGGGTCACGGAGTGGGAGACGACGATGGCCGAAGCGATCAGCAAGAAAGTCCCTGATGCCCTCGACGCGCAATGCTGGGCGGAAGACCTGAACCGAGCAATGTACCATGTTCTCCCCAGCTGGGCATCTACTTTCCGACAACACCGACGTCCTCAAATCCTCAATAATTCCCTCAACTATCGAGAGGTCGCTGCCGACATTCGATACGAAGCCAAAATGGCCAACGCTAGCGGAAGGCCGTCAGGAATCAAGAGAGGCGCATTCGCAGCCACATACGGCGCTGCATCCAGGAACGACAGACCTGCAATCACAGACCGCGATAATGACACTATTGAAGTCCAAGGAGACGCCTCAGATTGGGCGACGGACGAAACATCCTATGCACATCGAGATACGCGAGGCCAAGGCCGTGGGCGTAGAGCACGAGGCGGCGGAAGAGGAGTATCAACAAAACGAAAACGAGCAGAGACGACCGTCAATCCGAACCCGGATGGCCCTACTTGTCGAGGATGTTTAGGTTTCCATGACTGGAAAGGCTGCTGGTACTTATTCCCAGCCCAGAAAGCCGAAGGATGGGAGCCCAACCAAGCGATACAACGATTAATAAATGACCGTCTCAAGAACGATACTGGTTTGGTGGAGGAAGTCAAACGATTGTCCAAAAGTAGAGACAGAACCACTCAGGACGAGTGACTTGGGCGGGGTATGGCACACGTCAAGGCAACCTACCTAGTGACGCATAACTTTATCGCAGCCTTCAACTGTGCCCCCTACCCTCTCAGACattctgccatccttgacTCTGGATCGACAATCCATATCTTCAATGAAGTGTGCAGGTTCCTCAACTACCGACCGGCACCGTCTGGAGACTTCGTCTACGCAGGGGAGTCACCAGTGGCCATTCACGGGTACGGGAACGTGGATATTCGCGttcaaggacctcaaggacCCTCTCTTCTCAGATTGCGAGATGTAGCTCATTGCGTAAACTTTGCATGCAATATTGTGTCATACCGCCAGTTGCGGAAAAGGGGCTACTACTGGGATACCAAAGGGAATAACAACCAAATCCGCAGGAAAGATGATTCAATCCTCTGCACATTGACGGATCATTTCGACCAGTACGTACTGGAGTATATCGACAAATCAACAACGGCAGCGGCATTCCTAGCCAAACGGAAACAGTATGATTCGTGGACTAAACGCCCTCCTCGCAGTGGAGACGAAACCTTTTGGCACCTTCGACTTGGACACCCAGGGCCTGAAGCACTCAAGCACCTCGTGGGCCAATGTCGGGGGGTGAAGATCAGAGGGATCTCCACGGTTGAGTGTGATGCTTGTGGAATGGCGAAGGTGAAGCGCCAAGTCCGTCGACAAAGACGAGTTCCACCCGAGAAGGCTGGAATCCGACTCGCTATTGATTTCCACGACATGAGTGGGGATCCAGGCTACACTTCAGCTATGCTGGTCACCGACCGTTACTCTGGCTATATCTGGGACTATTATCTTCCCGATCGAACTGCACCAACGCTTATCGGTGCACTTGAGCATCTACTCAGAACACTAGAGCGACAACTCCAGTGTAGGCCCGAAGTCATCGAGTGTGATAACGAGATCCCGGATAGTCACCAGGTAAGTGACTTCCTCAGTATCAAAAACGGGATGCGCCTAGAGCCCTCCGCGCCATATGCCCAAAGTCAAAATGGCGGCGCAGAGCGCTCGGGGGGTGTGATCAAGGAGAAAGCTCGTGCAATGAGAGCTGGAGCAAAGCTGCCTTCGTTCCTTTGGGTTGAGATCTGGCGCGCTGCCGTATACCTATACAATAGGACACCCAAGTATATCTACAATTGGAAGACGCCATATGAGCGTTTCTACACTTACTTTGCCTTTAGGGACGGCGTGGTTGTCACGGAGCGTAAGCCCGATCAGACACACCTACGCGTGTATGGCTGTAAAGCCTTCGCGATGACGACCGATGCtttgaaaaagaagaatcGGCGACAACGACTCAATCCCCGAGGGTGGATAGGATACCTGGTCGGGTATAACTCGACAAACATCTACAGGGTCTGGAATCCGTTGACCAACAAGGTCATCTCCACTAGAGACGTGATCttcaacgagaaggagacGTTCTCTGGGGATGTGCAACACCTCAAGGATGATTTAAAAGAACTAAACCAGGAAGAACTTATTCAGCATCTCACTGATGCTGAGGTCCCACAGGGATCTAGCATCAATCTGGATGCTTCtacccaagaagaagacgaggaatTAAGCGCCTTGCCTGAAGGACTAGCGTTTGAGCGGGAGGCTGCCAGTTATCCACATAGAGGGTTTGAACGTGATCCCACGATTACGCAGGGTGAGACTGGCAGGACACTAGTCGTAGGAGACCGCAATCGAGAAGAGCCTGACGGGACTGATCACCCCTACACGACCGCTCGATTCACTCCCTACCTGACCCCGGAGACTTGCCCTCTACGGCCTGCTGCCCTTCTGGTCGCTACTATCAGAGAACCTCCCGTGAGGAAGGAGGGGGAAAACCCCCCTCAGTTACGAGCTGCCAAGATGGTGCATGTCCCACCTAGCGCTGGCACTTCCCCGGGACGAGACGGCGCAAATGGAGCCCCTCGAGTCATTTCAACTCCGAGCAGTTACTGGGAGGCCGCATTTAATGCCGGTCGACTCGCATCTGTGAAAGGGACCTGGAATGGCAAGGTGGTGAGTAAGCggaagctcgagaagcaggcGAGCTCGGCCAGCTGCCACCCTGATAGCGGAGAACCTCAGTTTACGGGAAGTCGAGGGGAATCTACTAAGCTGATGGATTCTCCCAATCGCAAAACACAATCTGCAAAGCTGACAGATTTAGGTGACGGCCAACGCCGAATACACCGGCGAGACATGCCAATATTGCCAAAAAGGCATAAAGACCTCAAGAACCATCCACTAGGTGACCTATTCCGCGAGGCAGAAAAGACTCATCTTGAAAGCCATAAAGAAATGCGCTCCTGGCGTGAGGTTCAGAGAGAAGAAGCCGCAGGTAAGGAACTCCTGGACTGCATGTGGGTTTATGTATACAAGTTCGACAAGCACGGATGGTTCACCAAGTGCAAGGCCCGGCTCGTTGTGCGAGGCGATCAACAGGCCAAGTCGACACACGAGGATACCTATGCATCCACACTTGCCGGCAGATCTTTCCGAACACTCATGGCTATAGCTGCTCGCTTTGATTTAGAACTTCTCCAGTATGATGTCGTCAACGCCTTTGTCAATGCTGAACTGAAACAGGACGTCTATATGCGGATGCCCGGAGGCTACCGGAAGCCTGGCCTGATCCTCAAACTTCAGAAAGCACTATACGGCTTGCGCCAGTCACCATTACTTTGGCAAAAGGAACTAACCACCACCCTTACGAACATTGGGTTCAAGTCTGTACCTCACGAGCCATGCTGT contains these protein-coding regions:
- a CDS encoding hypothetical protein (At least one base has a quality score < 10), which codes for MLEGKSDLVGDVKIFRFVLFAKRPLAVDELLHALGIPNNPDTQFTPSNDSFRKRIPSEQRIVSCGGNFLEIKGRHGTGINIPQLLSPQTNQPVGNGTVQVMHQTVREFFLDSNGDVAHSKFQMCDRDAHICISMTCIRYLMLCAANATPVAALPHVGFWTSEHFERYAQYLDEWPLAKYALQYLTHHIDGCHQDAGVVRIRSRLIDKLTDKPVVYLLEKWGAAAREFRNTLWHAAARNGFSTAVETLLTVGANVNTRENDGLPAGRTALQAAAEGGHVDTVAKLLVANADVNAEGAVKYGGQTALQAAAGGGHVEIVNKLLAANADVNAVGAVKYGGQTALQAAAGGGHVEIVDKLLAANAEVNAAPAANARTALQAAAGGGHVEIVDKLLAANADVNAAPAKHSGRAALQAAAGGGHVEIVDKLLAANAEVNAAPATDDGRTALQAAAGSGHVEIVDKLLAANADVNAEGAAVYGRTALQAAAGGGHFEIVAKLLVANADVNAAPAEYGGRTALQAAAGGGHMKIVDMLKQAIVGRFWARDGGIFREQNFIRRK